From a single Nothobranchius furzeri strain GRZ-AD chromosome 9, NfurGRZ-RIMD1, whole genome shotgun sequence genomic region:
- the si:ch1073-291c23.2 gene encoding uncharacterized protein si:ch1073-291c23.2 isoform X1: MATFDLRAFVGAPSRRLLERCRKADLQEVAAHFDLVVPKSLPKDALRKFVVDCLEAQEILPPPSETGSRPSSPPVAPEKEVKPKESSSGSSSPDLSPSTSPLSGARLKLRLARLRMEADERALERRLRHEMDLKRLDAETQLKMLEIELRNKKSVPDAAWTSSQEPDDSSTSRAGFRPDPVTPASSPLQTTPFDVSKCITLLPQFRETEVDGYFLAFERIAATLQWPREVWPLLLTCRLTGKALQVVSALSPTDGADYDKVKSAVLTAYELVPEAYRQRFRFEKPKLNQSYVEYAHMKSVLFEKWCSASHISTLSDLKELILIEEFKRHLPEKLVLYLNEQKVNSFSEAALLTDEFSLTHRVRETRTDANRVFRPSVRLTPSSNSEKPECFYCHKRGHVIRDCYSLKLKNRRTGSSPNKDRPEIACCNKTHAEKPSPCFKPFLSEGFVSLPGSEADKKVVILRDTGASLTLIKRSLLPFSEDSQAGYSVMLQGIEMGGVSAEMHHIKRTCPLVSGDFLVGVLDELPTKGVDLILGNDAAGGLVVPLPELILEPEVHDEAPLPACVLTRAQAKKDPEITLRDSVLHPFLADDNSGADTTAVIKPQVAVNFLMSHDVLVAAQRMDKLLVLHSLLITLLLSLTFLFLEPQSVPRFYSFLEILCCAPILAVPDLSRPFKIEVDTSDAGPGDVFPQEDANGLDHPVCCFSRKFIPNATQKETLLLIWSLQHFHVYVCSHFTTVVFSDHNPLTFLHRMFNSNQRLMRWALLLQEFNIEIIILIIGFSYINYSISVAFVYIDVKPFVLNDVFIGTLLLITGTLFIVAGRNTTKKTVTGSLALSIVSTLCIAWFLFQSLGEVHFYFIYDHHNNHYEHLDHNDTTDHNDTYSSPSSPPDDPAMEATLLLLFMFYGFVALVVVIVMSALAGAALRSTKSQAIVRMTVAASETPAE, from the exons atggcaacctttgACTTGCGGGCTTTTGTGGGGGCTCCctcgcgccggctgctggagcgTTGCAGAAAAGCCGACCTGCAGGAAGTAGCTGCCCACTTCGATCTGGTTGTCCCGAAATCGCTCCCGAAAGACGCTCTACGGAAGTTCGTTGTGGACTGTTTGGAGGCTCAAGAGATCCTTCCGCCTCCTTCTGAGACCGGCTCACGCCCTTCATCGCCTCCGGTGGCTCCAGAAAAAGAGGTCAAGCCAAAAGAATCCTCTTCCGGCTCATCGTCACCAGATCTGAGTCCTTCAACTTCTCCACTCAGTGGAGCTCGCCTGAAGCTCCGGCTCGCTCGCCTGCGCATGGAGGCTGATGAACGCGCTCTCGAACGGCGGTTACGCCATGAAATGGATTTAAAAAGACTGGACGCTGAAACTCAGCTTAAGATGCTCGAGATCGAGCTACGCAACAAAAAGTCCGTTCCTGACGCGGCATGGACTTCTTCTCAAGAACCTGATGACTCGTCTACCTCCCGTGCGGGGTTtcgcccagatccagtgacacctGCCAGTTCGCCGTTGCAAACGACACCGTTTGATGTCAGCAAATGCATTACGCTGCTGCCCCAGTTCCGGGAGACAGAAGTGGACGGCTACTTCCTTGCCTTTGAGCGGATCGCTGCGACGCTGCAGTGGCCTCGCGAGGTCTGGCCTCTCCTCTTGACTTGCAGGTTaacaggtaaggcccttcaggtgGTATCCGCTCTGTCTCCAACAGACGGTGCAGATTACGACAAGGTAAAGTCAGCCGTACTCACAGCGTATGAACTAGTTCCTGAAGCCTACAGACAGCGCTTCAGATTCGAGAAACCTAAGTTAAATCAGTCCTATGTTGAGTATGCTCACATGAAGTCTGTGTTGTTTGAGAAATGGTGTTCTGCTTCGCATATTTCCACTTTGTCTGATCTAAAGGAGCTCATTTTAATAGAAGAGTTCAAACGACATCTGCCTGAAAAACTGGTTCTTTATTTGAACGAACAGAAAGTGAATTCTTTCTCTGAAGCTGCTCTCCTCACCGATGAGTTCTCCCTCACTCACCGGGTCAGAGAGACTCGTACTGACGCGAACCGTgtattcagacccagtgtaagaTTAACTCCGTCCTCGAATTCTGAAAAACCCGAATGTTTTTACTGCCATAAACGTGGCCACGTCATCCGTGATTGTTATTCTCTGAAACTAAAGAACCGTAGAACCGGAAGTTCTCCAAATAAGGACCGACCTGAAATAGCTTGCTGTAACAAAACTCACGCTGAAAAGCCCAGTCCCTGCTTTAAGCCATTCCTTTCGGAGGGTTTTGTGTCTCTTCCGGGTTCTGAAGCTGACAAAAAAGTTGTTATCTTGAGAGACACAGGAGCTTCCCTGACTTTAATAAAAAGAAGTTTGCTGCCCTTTTCTGAAGATAGCCAAGCCGGCTATTCGGTGATGCTGCAAGGCATCGAGATGGGAGGTGTCTCGGCCGAAATGCACCACATTAAACGGACCTGTCCCTTAGTCTCGGGTGATTTTCTGGTTGGTGTGTTGGACGAACTCCCTACAAAGGGAGTTGATTTAATATTAGGAAATGATGCAGCTGGAGGTTTGGTCGTACCTCTGCCTGAACTCATTTTAGAACCCGAAGTTCATGATGAAGCCCCTCTGCCTGCTTGTGTGCTAACTAGAGCTCAAGCTAAAAAGGATCCGGAGATAACTCTCCGTGACTCTGTGTTGCATCCTTTCTTGGCAGACGACAACTCCGGTGCAGATACCACTGCTGTTATAAAGCCCCAGGTTGCTGTGAACTTCCTTATGAGTCACGATGTTTTAGTAGCAGCTCAGAGAATGGACAAACTCCTTGTTTTGCACTCGCTGCTGATAACTCTACTTCTGTCACTGACATTCCTTTTTCTTGAACCCCAGTCTGTCCCCAGGTTTTACTCTTTCTTAGAAATCTTGTGTTGTGCACCGATCCTGGCTGTTCCTGATCTGTCCCGGCCATTTAAAATCGAGGTTGACACCTCCGACGCCGGaccaggagatgtttttccacaaGAGGATGCTAACGGACTTGATCACCCCGTCTGCTGTTTCTCCAGGAAATTCATCCCCAACGCAACACAAAAGGAAACCCTGCTTTTAATTTGGTCCCTGCAACATTTTCATGTGTATGTCTGCAGCCATTTCACCACTGTTGTTTTCTCAGATCACAACCCGCTGACCTTCCTCCACCGCATGTTCAACTCAAATCAACGCCTAATGAGATGGGCTCTCCTCCTCCAGGAGTTCAACATCGAG ATCATCATTCTGATCATCGGCTTTTCCTACATCAATTATTCCATCTCCGTGGCTTTTGTCTACATCGACGTGAAGCCGTTCGTCCTAAATGATGTATTCATCGGAACACTG CTGCTCATTACTGGGACTCTGTTTATCGTGGCGGGGCGCAACACCACGAAGAAAACT GTAACGGGGTCATTAGCTCTGAGCATTGTGTCCACTTTATGCATAGCCTGGTTTCTTTTTCAATCCCTGGGAGAAGTGCACTTCTACTTTATTTATGACCACCACAACAACCACTATGAACACTTGGATCACAACGACACGACGGATCACAATGACACCTACAGCTCACCATCAAGTCCTCCCGACGATCCT GCAATGGAGGCGACCCTACTTTTACTCTTTATGTTCTACGGTTTTGTTGCTCTCGTTGTTGTCATCGTCATGTCGGCGCTGGCCGGGGCAGCCCTGCGATCAACGAAAAGTCAG GCCATCGTGAGGATGACTGTGGCAGCGTCTGAAACACCTGCAGAATGA
- the si:ch1073-291c23.2 gene encoding uncharacterized protein si:ch1073-291c23.2 isoform X2: MATFDLRAFVGAPSRRLLERCRKADLQEVAAHFDLVVPKSLPKDALRKFVVDCLEAQEILPPPSETGSRPSSPPVAPEKEVKPKESSSGSSSPDLSPSTSPLSGARLKLRLARLRMEADERALERRLRHEMDLKRLDAETQLKMLEIELRNKKSVPDAAWTSSQEPDDSSTSRAGFRPDPVTPASSPLQTTPFDVSKCITLLPQFRETEVDGYFLAFERIAATLQWPREVWPLLLTCRLTGKALQVVSALSPTDGADYDKVKSAVLTAYELVPEAYRQRFRFEKPKLNQSYVEYAHMKSVLFEKWCSASHISTLSDLKELILIEEFKRHLPEKLVLYLNEQKVNSFSEAALLTDEFSLTHRVRETRTDANRVFRPSVRLTPSSNSEKPECFYCHKRGHVIRDCYSLKLKNRRTGSSPNKDRPEIACCNKTHAEKPSPCFKPFLSEGFVSLPGSEADKKVVILRDTGASLTLIKRSLLPFSEDSQAGYSVMLQGIEMGGVSAEMHHIKRTCPLVSGDFLVGVLDELPTKGVDLILGNDAAGGLVVPLPELILEPEVHDEAPLPACVLTRAQAKKDPEITLRDSVLHPFLADDNSGADTTAVIKPQVAVNFLMSHDVLVAAQRMDKLLVLHSLLITLLLSLTFLFLEPQSVPRFYSFLEILCCAPILAVPDLSRPFKIEVDTSDAGPGDVFPQEDANGLDHPVCCFSRKFIPNATQKETLLLIWSLQHFHVYVCSHFTTVVFSDHNPLTFLHRMFNSNQRLMRWALLLQEFNIEVRHKKGTDNLMADALSRCHAD; encoded by the coding sequence atggcaacctttgACTTGCGGGCTTTTGTGGGGGCTCCctcgcgccggctgctggagcgTTGCAGAAAAGCCGACCTGCAGGAAGTAGCTGCCCACTTCGATCTGGTTGTCCCGAAATCGCTCCCGAAAGACGCTCTACGGAAGTTCGTTGTGGACTGTTTGGAGGCTCAAGAGATCCTTCCGCCTCCTTCTGAGACCGGCTCACGCCCTTCATCGCCTCCGGTGGCTCCAGAAAAAGAGGTCAAGCCAAAAGAATCCTCTTCCGGCTCATCGTCACCAGATCTGAGTCCTTCAACTTCTCCACTCAGTGGAGCTCGCCTGAAGCTCCGGCTCGCTCGCCTGCGCATGGAGGCTGATGAACGCGCTCTCGAACGGCGGTTACGCCATGAAATGGATTTAAAAAGACTGGACGCTGAAACTCAGCTTAAGATGCTCGAGATCGAGCTACGCAACAAAAAGTCCGTTCCTGACGCGGCATGGACTTCTTCTCAAGAACCTGATGACTCGTCTACCTCCCGTGCGGGGTTtcgcccagatccagtgacacctGCCAGTTCGCCGTTGCAAACGACACCGTTTGATGTCAGCAAATGCATTACGCTGCTGCCCCAGTTCCGGGAGACAGAAGTGGACGGCTACTTCCTTGCCTTTGAGCGGATCGCTGCGACGCTGCAGTGGCCTCGCGAGGTCTGGCCTCTCCTCTTGACTTGCAGGTTaacaggtaaggcccttcaggtgGTATCCGCTCTGTCTCCAACAGACGGTGCAGATTACGACAAGGTAAAGTCAGCCGTACTCACAGCGTATGAACTAGTTCCTGAAGCCTACAGACAGCGCTTCAGATTCGAGAAACCTAAGTTAAATCAGTCCTATGTTGAGTATGCTCACATGAAGTCTGTGTTGTTTGAGAAATGGTGTTCTGCTTCGCATATTTCCACTTTGTCTGATCTAAAGGAGCTCATTTTAATAGAAGAGTTCAAACGACATCTGCCTGAAAAACTGGTTCTTTATTTGAACGAACAGAAAGTGAATTCTTTCTCTGAAGCTGCTCTCCTCACCGATGAGTTCTCCCTCACTCACCGGGTCAGAGAGACTCGTACTGACGCGAACCGTgtattcagacccagtgtaagaTTAACTCCGTCCTCGAATTCTGAAAAACCCGAATGTTTTTACTGCCATAAACGTGGCCACGTCATCCGTGATTGTTATTCTCTGAAACTAAAGAACCGTAGAACCGGAAGTTCTCCAAATAAGGACCGACCTGAAATAGCTTGCTGTAACAAAACTCACGCTGAAAAGCCCAGTCCCTGCTTTAAGCCATTCCTTTCGGAGGGTTTTGTGTCTCTTCCGGGTTCTGAAGCTGACAAAAAAGTTGTTATCTTGAGAGACACAGGAGCTTCCCTGACTTTAATAAAAAGAAGTTTGCTGCCCTTTTCTGAAGATAGCCAAGCCGGCTATTCGGTGATGCTGCAAGGCATCGAGATGGGAGGTGTCTCGGCCGAAATGCACCACATTAAACGGACCTGTCCCTTAGTCTCGGGTGATTTTCTGGTTGGTGTGTTGGACGAACTCCCTACAAAGGGAGTTGATTTAATATTAGGAAATGATGCAGCTGGAGGTTTGGTCGTACCTCTGCCTGAACTCATTTTAGAACCCGAAGTTCATGATGAAGCCCCTCTGCCTGCTTGTGTGCTAACTAGAGCTCAAGCTAAAAAGGATCCGGAGATAACTCTCCGTGACTCTGTGTTGCATCCTTTCTTGGCAGACGACAACTCCGGTGCAGATACCACTGCTGTTATAAAGCCCCAGGTTGCTGTGAACTTCCTTATGAGTCACGATGTTTTAGTAGCAGCTCAGAGAATGGACAAACTCCTTGTTTTGCACTCGCTGCTGATAACTCTACTTCTGTCACTGACATTCCTTTTTCTTGAACCCCAGTCTGTCCCCAGGTTTTACTCTTTCTTAGAAATCTTGTGTTGTGCACCGATCCTGGCTGTTCCTGATCTGTCCCGGCCATTTAAAATCGAGGTTGACACCTCCGACGCCGGaccaggagatgtttttccacaaGAGGATGCTAACGGACTTGATCACCCCGTCTGCTGTTTCTCCAGGAAATTCATCCCCAACGCAACACAAAAGGAAACCCTGCTTTTAATTTGGTCCCTGCAACATTTTCATGTGTATGTCTGCAGCCATTTCACCACTGTTGTTTTCTCAGATCACAACCCGCTGACCTTCCTCCACCGCATGTTCAACTCAAATCAACGCCTAATGAGATGGGCTCTCCTCCTCCAGGAGTTCAACATCGAGGTCCGCCACAAGAAGGGGACGGACAACTTGATGGCTGACGCGCTATCCCGATGCCACGCAGATTGA